Proteins encoded in a region of the Corynebacterium breve genome:
- a CDS encoding TIGR01777 family oxidoreductase, giving the protein MGITADHLVPFERSTVWDWHTRPGAVARLTPNFLPLKPVKQAERLSNGTTIFSLPAGLKWVARHDLSGYQAGHVFTDVCINAPIRAVANWKHVHRFSDDDEGTRITDEISSRLPARTLEPVIAYRQQQLLKDLDFLHRSGEHEPLTIAMTGSRGHVGRALTAQLTTAGHTVIQLVRNEPKSGQRHWHPTHPASDLLEGVDAVVHLAGEPLFGRFNESHKEAIYSSRVKPTHMLSKLAAKSDVKVFVSASAIGYYGPGGSESPIDETTERGDGFLADTVADWENATQPARDAGIRVVNIRSGIALASNGGVLPIFRAVSATGLSSRFGDGEFWMSWIALDDLTDIYFTALIDDRLAGPVNATAPFPVMNSELSREISSALKTPTLIPVPTFGPRILLGKEGAEELVLADQNVTPSVLQTLGHTFRYPHLTEALAHELGTEKLFGA; this is encoded by the coding sequence ATGGGCATTACTGCTGATCATCTCGTCCCATTCGAGCGCTCAACGGTGTGGGATTGGCATACCCGCCCTGGAGCCGTCGCACGCCTCACTCCGAACTTCCTCCCATTGAAACCAGTAAAGCAAGCCGAGCGCCTCTCCAACGGCACAACGATTTTCTCGCTTCCAGCTGGTTTGAAGTGGGTCGCCCGCCACGATTTGTCTGGGTATCAAGCGGGCCACGTATTTACGGATGTCTGCATCAATGCCCCCATTCGAGCAGTAGCCAACTGGAAGCATGTCCACCGCTTTTCCGACGACGATGAAGGCACACGCATTACCGACGAAATCTCCAGTCGCCTTCCCGCTCGCACGCTCGAGCCCGTCATCGCATACAGGCAACAGCAGCTGCTCAAGGATTTGGATTTTCTTCACCGAAGTGGTGAGCACGAGCCATTGACCATCGCGATGACCGGCTCGCGCGGACATGTCGGTCGTGCCCTGACCGCTCAGCTGACCACGGCCGGACACACGGTGATTCAGCTGGTACGCAATGAGCCCAAGTCTGGCCAACGCCACTGGCATCCGACGCACCCCGCATCCGACCTACTAGAAGGAGTCGATGCAGTGGTGCACCTTGCCGGAGAGCCACTCTTCGGCCGCTTCAACGAGTCTCACAAAGAGGCGATCTACTCGTCTAGGGTGAAACCGACGCACATGCTTTCCAAGCTTGCAGCCAAGTCGGACGTGAAAGTGTTCGTCTCGGCTTCTGCCATTGGATACTACGGCCCAGGCGGTAGCGAATCCCCCATTGACGAAACAACCGAACGCGGCGATGGCTTCCTCGCCGACACCGTCGCAGATTGGGAGAATGCAACCCAACCAGCACGCGATGCCGGGATCCGCGTGGTGAACATTCGCTCCGGCATTGCGTTGGCCAGCAACGGTGGTGTTCTGCCGATTTTCCGCGCCGTTTCCGCAACGGGCCTGTCAAGTCGATTCGGGGATGGAGAATTCTGGATGTCGTGGATCGCCCTCGATGACCTCACCGACATTTACTTCACAGCGCTTATCGACGACCGTCTCGCCGGCCCCGTCAATGCAACCGCGCCGTTTCCTGTGATGAACAGCGAGCTTTCTCGAGAAATTTCTTCCGCGTTGAAAACTCCGACCCTGATCCCCGTTCCCACCTTTGGACCGCGCATCCTCCTAGGTAAGGAAGGCGCTGAGGAACTCGTCCTCGCAGACCAGAACGTTACCCCCAGCGTGCTGCAAACCCTTGGACATACGTTTAGATACCCACATTTGACCGAAGCTTTGGCACACGAACTGGGAACCGAGAAGCTTTTCGGCGCGTAG
- a CDS encoding dihydroorotase, whose amino-acid sequence MTDKNYPATGTLAPPAAQDVVIVNVRPYGEGDPVDILIRDGVIAEIGSVDTSGAHVIDAQGNVLLPGLVDIHVHLREPGREDTETIATGSQAAAKGGFTAVFTMANTLPVMDQPVIAESVWMKGQAYGLCDVHPIGSITLGLEGKQLTEFGMMARSEAKVRMFSDDGKCVNDPQIMRRAVEYAKGFDVLLAQHSEDMRMTEGAVAHEGPTASRLGLRGWPRVAEESIVARDAIMSRDYGGRIHLCHASTEGSIDLIRLAKERGAQVTAEVTPHHLALTDEMLESYDGRYRVNPPLREKRDADALKQALLDGVIDCVATDHAPHGSEEKCVEFDHAKPGMLGLETSLSVIAKIFVESGLADWRFVAKVMSEKPAEIVRLPGHGRPIEVGEPANLTIVDPDSPWTVRGEDMASKAENTPYEGIEYKAKVTHTILRGRVTCADGEACVPETHQ is encoded by the coding sequence ATGACAGACAAGAACTACCCAGCAACCGGCACTCTGGCTCCACCAGCTGCGCAGGACGTTGTGATAGTAAACGTTCGGCCATATGGCGAAGGCGATCCGGTGGATATCCTGATTCGCGATGGAGTCATTGCCGAGATCGGATCAGTTGACACCTCTGGGGCACACGTGATCGATGCCCAGGGCAATGTGTTGTTGCCCGGTCTCGTCGACATTCACGTCCACCTGCGTGAGCCAGGCCGTGAAGATACCGAAACCATTGCTACTGGTTCGCAAGCTGCGGCGAAGGGCGGGTTTACCGCGGTATTCACGATGGCAAACACGCTTCCGGTCATGGACCAACCAGTGATTGCAGAATCCGTGTGGATGAAAGGACAGGCGTACGGACTGTGCGATGTGCATCCGATTGGCTCAATTACCCTGGGGCTTGAGGGGAAGCAACTCACTGAATTCGGGATGATGGCGCGCTCCGAGGCGAAGGTCCGCATGTTCTCCGACGATGGCAAGTGCGTCAACGACCCGCAGATCATGCGACGCGCCGTTGAATACGCCAAGGGATTCGACGTTTTGCTCGCGCAGCACTCCGAAGACATGCGTATGACCGAAGGGGCCGTAGCCCACGAGGGACCAACCGCATCCCGGTTGGGCCTGCGCGGTTGGCCTCGCGTTGCCGAGGAATCAATCGTTGCTCGCGATGCGATCATGTCACGCGACTACGGCGGACGTATCCATTTGTGTCACGCCTCTACTGAGGGGTCGATCGATCTGATCCGTTTGGCAAAAGAGCGAGGGGCGCAGGTCACCGCTGAGGTCACTCCGCACCACCTCGCGCTTACCGACGAAATGCTCGAATCCTACGACGGTCGGTACCGTGTCAACCCTCCGTTGCGTGAGAAGCGTGACGCTGATGCCCTGAAGCAGGCCTTGCTCGATGGTGTTATTGACTGTGTCGCGACCGATCACGCGCCACATGGCTCGGAAGAAAAGTGCGTTGAGTTCGACCATGCAAAACCGGGGATGCTGGGACTGGAAACCTCACTGTCTGTGATTGCGAAAATCTTTGTGGAGTCCGGCTTGGCAGACTGGCGTTTCGTCGCCAAGGTGATGAGCGAAAAGCCTGCGGAGATCGTCCGCCTTCCAGGCCATGGTCGCCCAATTGAGGTCGGGGAACCTGCGAACCTCACTATCGTGGATCCTGACTCGCCGTGGACTGTCCGAGGCGAAGACATGGCATCCAAAGCGGAAAACACCCCTTATGAGGGCATTGAATACAAGGCGAAAGTCACCCACACCATTTTGCGTGGTCGTGTGACTTGTGCTGACGGCGAGGCCTGCGTGCCCGAGACCCACCAGTAG
- the carA gene encoding glutamine-hydrolyzing carbamoyl-phosphate synthase small subunit: MNNLQSERHTVTESRTPAILVLGDGTTYPGFAFGAQGETFGEAVFTTAMTGYQETMTDPSYHRQIVVTTAPQIGNTGWNDEDNESRDGKIWVAGLVIRDLSKGVSNWRADRSLEDELTAQGIIGISGIDTRTVVRRIRDFGSIPAGIFSGDAALLDAQELVDKVNAQPSMAGADLSAEVSTDAPYTFEAEGEKLYTVVAYDMGIKTATPKQFSARGIETIVVPANTPVEEIKQYSPDGVLISNGPGDPATADAMVEITKQIIRVGVPLFGICFGNQILGRALGMNTYKLKFGHRGINVPVKNHLTGKIDITSQNHGFALEGKPGETFDTEFGPAVVTHTCLNDDVVEGVALESGRAYSVQYHPESAAGPHDANPLFDQFIALMDQYSPNKK, encoded by the coding sequence ATGAATAATTTACAGTCTGAAAGGCATACTGTGACTGAATCTCGCACTCCCGCCATCTTGGTGTTAGGCGATGGAACAACGTACCCAGGATTCGCGTTCGGCGCACAAGGCGAAACTTTTGGCGAGGCCGTCTTTACAACCGCAATGACCGGCTACCAAGAGACCATGACCGATCCTTCCTACCACCGCCAGATCGTCGTTACTACGGCACCACAGATTGGCAATACTGGTTGGAATGATGAAGATAATGAGTCCCGCGATGGCAAAATCTGGGTCGCCGGCCTTGTTATCCGAGACTTGTCCAAGGGGGTCTCCAACTGGCGAGCGGACCGTTCGCTCGAAGATGAATTGACCGCGCAAGGCATCATCGGGATCTCTGGTATCGATACCCGAACTGTCGTTCGTCGGATCCGCGACTTCGGCTCTATTCCCGCAGGCATCTTCTCAGGTGACGCCGCACTTCTCGACGCTCAAGAGCTCGTCGATAAGGTCAATGCGCAGCCGTCGATGGCAGGCGCAGATCTTTCCGCCGAGGTGTCTACCGATGCTCCGTACACCTTCGAAGCCGAGGGGGAGAAGCTCTACACCGTCGTCGCCTATGACATGGGAATCAAAACTGCAACCCCGAAGCAGTTCTCGGCGCGCGGCATCGAAACTATCGTCGTGCCAGCGAACACCCCAGTAGAAGAGATCAAGCAGTACAGCCCAGATGGCGTGTTGATCTCCAACGGTCCGGGTGATCCAGCGACCGCGGATGCGATGGTCGAGATCACCAAGCAGATCATCCGCGTTGGAGTGCCACTATTCGGAATCTGCTTTGGCAACCAGATTCTCGGACGTGCGCTCGGCATGAATACGTACAAGCTCAAGTTCGGTCACCGTGGCATCAACGTACCGGTAAAGAACCACCTCACGGGCAAGATTGACATCACCTCCCAGAACCACGGCTTCGCGCTCGAAGGCAAACCAGGGGAGACCTTCGATACCGAGTTTGGACCAGCAGTGGTTACCCACACCTGCCTTAACGACGACGTAGTGGAAGGCGTGGCTCTAGAAAGCGGTCGCGCATACTCCGTGCAGTACCACCCCGAGTCTGCCGCTGGCCCTCACGATGCGAACCCACTATTTGACCAGTTCATCGCGTTGATGGACCAGTACTCGCCAAACAAGAAGTAA
- a CDS encoding aspartate carbamoyltransferase catalytic subunit, producing the protein MKHLLNIGDLTRDEIVGLMDEADRFREALEGREVKKLPTLRGRTIFTLFYENSTRTRASFETAGKWMSADVINISASSSSVKKGESLKDTALTLSSIGADAIVMRHPSSGATQLIADWVAPGGNGPSVINAGDGSHQHPTQALLDAVTMRQRLGNIEGRKVLIVGDCLHSRVVRSNVDLLSKLGAEIVLVAPPTLLPWGVDTWPVRTSVDFDAEIADADVIMMLRVQQERMNGGFFPSHREYATLFGLSKARAAMMKDDAIIMHPGPMLRGMEINHAVADYDETAVLQQVSNGVHVRMAVLFTLLAAGN; encoded by the coding sequence ATGAAGCACCTGCTTAATATCGGCGATCTAACACGTGACGAAATCGTTGGACTAATGGATGAGGCCGATCGCTTTCGCGAGGCGCTCGAAGGCCGTGAAGTGAAAAAGCTCCCGACTCTGCGGGGCAGGACCATTTTCACCCTATTTTATGAAAACTCCACCCGTACTCGCGCGTCTTTTGAGACAGCGGGTAAGTGGATGAGCGCTGATGTCATCAATATCTCGGCTTCATCGTCATCGGTAAAGAAAGGCGAGTCCCTCAAAGACACTGCGCTGACTCTGAGCTCGATCGGCGCTGACGCGATCGTCATGCGACACCCTTCGTCGGGCGCAACCCAGTTGATTGCGGATTGGGTGGCACCGGGTGGTAACGGCCCTTCGGTAATCAACGCGGGAGATGGGTCACACCAGCACCCAACTCAAGCGCTCCTGGACGCGGTGACGATGCGCCAGCGACTGGGCAATATCGAAGGCCGCAAGGTCCTCATCGTGGGTGACTGCCTGCATTCCCGCGTGGTGCGCTCAAACGTTGACCTGCTGTCGAAGCTTGGTGCCGAGATCGTGCTTGTCGCGCCGCCGACGCTGCTGCCTTGGGGAGTGGATACATGGCCAGTGCGTACTTCCGTCGATTTCGACGCGGAAATCGCTGATGCCGATGTCATCATGATGCTGCGAGTACAGCAAGAGCGCATGAATGGCGGTTTCTTCCCATCGCATCGCGAATACGCCACCTTGTTTGGTCTGTCAAAGGCCCGCGCAGCGATGATGAAAGACGATGCGATCATCATGCATCCAGGTCCGATGCTCCGCGGCATGGAAATTAACCACGCGGTTGCGGATTACGACGAAACCGCAGTCCTGCAGCAGGTAAGCAATGGTGTCCATGTCCGCATGGCTGTGTTGTTTACCCTACTGGCGGCCGGAAACTAA
- the pyrR gene encoding bifunctional pyr operon transcriptional regulator/uracil phosphoribosyltransferase PyrR, translating into MSDNDNRVTVELLTADEVARTVARIAHQVIERTALDDESDVILLGIPSGGVPLAEKLAASIRDFSGVEVPVGSLDITLYRDDLRDKPHRALQPTRIPAPIDGATVVLVDDVLFSGRTIRAALDALRDLGRPRAIQLAVLVDRGHRELPIRADYVGKNIPTARNEDVSVTLQPLDEADAVLLTREQEN; encoded by the coding sequence ATGAGTGATAACGACAACCGCGTGACCGTCGAGCTTTTAACAGCCGATGAGGTCGCGCGCACTGTTGCACGCATCGCGCACCAAGTGATCGAAAGAACAGCGCTTGACGACGAATCCGACGTCATCCTGCTTGGCATTCCCTCGGGTGGAGTACCGCTGGCTGAGAAACTCGCCGCATCCATCCGAGATTTCTCCGGTGTCGAAGTGCCCGTGGGAAGTTTGGACATAACCCTTTACCGCGATGACCTTCGCGATAAGCCACACCGAGCTCTTCAACCGACTAGGATTCCGGCGCCGATCGACGGGGCTACAGTCGTGCTTGTCGACGACGTCTTGTTCTCGGGTCGAACCATCCGCGCAGCCCTGGATGCGTTACGTGACCTCGGAAGACCGCGCGCGATCCAGTTAGCAGTGCTGGTGGATCGCGGACACCGCGAACTCCCGATTCGCGCGGATTATGTGGGAAAGAACATCCCCACTGCCCGCAACGAAGATGTCTCTGTGACCTTGCAGCCTCTTGACGAGGCGGATGCAGTCTTGCTGACCCGCGAACAGGAGAACTAA